From one Bacteroides eggerthii genomic stretch:
- a CDS encoding efflux RND transporter permease subunit codes for MNLAKYSLDNTKIVYFFLAVLLIGGVFSFGRLGKKEDAPFVIKTAVIMTRYPGAEPAEVERLITEPISREIQSMSGVYKIKSESMYGLSKITFELQPSLSAASIPQKWDELRRKVLNIQPQLPAGASAPTVSDDFGDVFGIYYGLVGDDGFSYEEMRNWAERIKTQVITADGVMKVALFGTQTEVINIFISVNKLAGMGIDPKQLASLLQSQNQIINTGEISAGEQQLRVVANGTYTTVNDIRSQIITTPGGQVKLGDIAIVEKGYMDPPGTIMHVNGKRAIGIGISTDPQKDVVKTGELVDKRLAELLPLIPVGLELESLYPENVIAKEANNGFIINLIESILIVIVIIMLVMGLRAGVLIGSSLIFSIGGTLLIMSFLGVGLNRTSLAGFIIAMGMLVDNAIVVTDNAQIAIARGVNRRKALIDGATGPQWGLLGATFIAICSFLPLYLAPSSVAEIVKPLFIVLAISLGLSWVLALTQTTTFGNFILKAQADNNGKDPYDKPFYHKFASILSILIRRKALTLGSMVVLFVLSLVVMGLMPQNFFPSLDKPYFRADVFYPDGYSIRDVEKEMKKVEAHLLEQPEVKRVSVTFGSTPLRYYLASTSVGPKPNFANLLVEVTDSKYTKEYEEHLDSYMKENYPNAITRTTLFKLSPAVDAAIEIGFIGNNTDTLVALTNKVLEIMHRDNDLINVRNSWGNKVPIWKPIYSQERAQPLGVSRQSMAQSIQIGTSGMTLGEYRQGDQVLPILLKDNAIDSFRINDLRTLPVFGTTRETTTLEQVVSDFDYQYKFSNVKDYNRQMVMMAQADPRRGVNSIAAFNRVWKQVQKEIDVPEGYTMKYFGEQESQAESNAALAANMPLTFFLMFVTLLFLFKSYRKPIVILLMLPLIFIGIVLGLLLLGKTFDFFAILGLLGLIGMNIKNAIVLVDQIDAETAMGKTPREAVISATTTRIVPVAMASGTTILGMLPLLFDAMFGGMAATIMGGLLVASILTLFVLPVAYCAIHKIKG; via the coding sequence ATGAACTTAGCTAAATATTCATTAGACAACACCAAGATTGTTTACTTCTTTCTCGCAGTGTTGCTCATCGGCGGTGTATTCTCATTCGGCCGTTTGGGAAAGAAAGAAGATGCGCCCTTCGTCATTAAGACGGCGGTCATCATGACACGTTATCCCGGAGCCGAACCGGCTGAAGTGGAACGGCTCATTACCGAGCCCATCTCCCGCGAGATACAAAGCATGAGTGGGGTGTACAAAATAAAGTCCGAATCCATGTACGGGCTTTCCAAAATCACGTTTGAGCTGCAACCATCGCTCTCCGCTGCATCTATCCCGCAAAAATGGGATGAGCTGCGCCGTAAGGTTCTCAACATACAGCCCCAACTTCCGGCAGGAGCTTCCGCACCGACAGTATCGGACGACTTCGGCGATGTATTCGGGATTTATTACGGTCTGGTTGGCGACGATGGTTTCTCTTACGAAGAGATGCGCAACTGGGCAGAACGTATCAAAACCCAAGTCATCACTGCCGACGGTGTTATGAAAGTAGCCCTTTTCGGCACACAGACGGAAGTAATCAATATCTTTATCTCCGTAAACAAACTGGCTGGAATGGGCATCGACCCCAAACAACTGGCAAGCCTGCTGCAATCGCAAAACCAGATTATCAATACCGGTGAAATCAGTGCAGGCGAACAGCAGCTACGCGTTGTTGCCAACGGCACTTATACCACCGTCAACGACATCCGCAGCCAGATAATCACTACTCCCGGCGGCCAAGTCAAGCTGGGCGATATAGCGATTGTAGAAAAAGGTTATATGGATCCTCCCGGCACTATCATGCACGTAAACGGGAAGCGCGCTATCGGCATCGGTATCTCCACCGATCCCCAAAAGGATGTGGTGAAAACCGGCGAACTGGTAGATAAAAGGCTCGCCGAGCTGCTGCCTCTTATCCCCGTAGGACTGGAGCTGGAAAGCCTCTATCCTGAAAACGTCATTGCCAAAGAAGCCAACAACGGTTTCATCATCAACCTGATAGAGTCTATCCTGATCGTAATCGTCATCATTATGCTGGTAATGGGTCTGCGCGCCGGCGTATTAATCGGGTCTTCACTGATATTTTCCATTGGCGGCACACTGCTCATCATGTCGTTTTTGGGCGTAGGACTGAACCGCACTTCCCTTGCAGGTTTCATCATAGCTATGGGCATGCTGGTGGACAACGCCATTGTGGTGACAGACAATGCACAAATCGCCATAGCACGCGGTGTGAACAGGCGAAAAGCACTGATAGACGGTGCCACCGGGCCGCAGTGGGGATTGCTGGGAGCAACTTTCATAGCCATCTGTTCTTTCCTTCCGCTTTATCTTGCACCGTCTTCCGTAGCCGAAATCGTAAAACCGTTATTCATTGTATTGGCTATCTCACTGGGATTAAGCTGGGTACTGGCATTGACGCAAACCACGACATTCGGCAATTTCATACTGAAAGCCCAAGCAGACAACAACGGTAAAGATCCGTACGACAAGCCCTTCTACCATAAGTTTGCATCTATCCTCAGCATACTGATACGCAGGAAAGCGTTGACATTGGGAAGCATGGTCGTCCTGTTCGTCCTCTCTCTCGTTGTAATGGGACTGATGCCGCAAAACTTCTTTCCTTCGCTGGACAAACCCTACTTCCGCGCCGATGTGTTCTACCCCGACGGATACAGCATCCGCGACGTAGAGAAAGAGATGAAGAAAGTGGAGGCCCACCTGCTGGAACAGCCGGAAGTGAAACGGGTGTCAGTTACCTTCGGCAGCACCCCGTTGCGCTACTATCTGGCATCTACTTCCGTTGGGCCCAAACCCAACTTTGCCAATCTGCTGGTGGAGGTGACAGACAGCAAGTACACCAAAGAATATGAAGAGCATCTGGACAGCTATATGAAAGAGAACTACCCCAATGCCATTACCCGCACCACGCTGTTCAAACTCTCGCCTGCCGTAGACGCCGCTATCGAAATAGGTTTTATCGGCAATAACACAGACACTTTGGTAGCGCTGACCAACAAGGTTCTGGAAATAATGCACCGTGACAACGATCTTATCAATGTACGTAACTCCTGGGGCAACAAAGTTCCCATATGGAAACCGATATACAGCCAAGAGCGTGCGCAACCGTTAGGCGTATCCCGCCAGAGCATGGCGCAAAGCATACAAATAGGAACCAGCGGAATGACCTTAGGGGAATACCGCCAAGGCGATCAGGTGCTTCCTATCCTACTGAAAGATAATGCAATCGACTCATTCCGCATCAACGACCTCCGCACGTTGCCGGTGTTCGGGACTACGCGTGAAACGACAACGCTGGAGCAGGTAGTCAGCGATTTCGACTATCAGTATAAATTCTCCAACGTAAAGGACTACAACCGGCAAATGGTTATGATGGCGCAAGCCGATCCCCGTCGGGGCGTAAATTCCATTGCCGCCTTTAACCGCGTGTGGAAACAGGTGCAAAAGGAGATAGATGTACCCGAAGGATACACCATGAAGTACTTCGGCGAGCAGGAAAGCCAAGCAGAATCCAATGCGGCATTGGCAGCCAATATGCCGCTGACGTTCTTCCTTATGTTCGTTACCCTGCTGTTCCTGTTCAAGAGCTATCGCAAACCTATCGTCATCCTGCTGATGCTCCCTCTCATCTTTATCGGCATCGTACTGGGGCTGTTGCTATTGGGCAAGACATTCGACTTCTTCGCTATCTTGGGATTACTGGGGCTGATTGGGATGAACATCAAAAACGCCATTGTCCTCGTAGATCAAATTGATGCGGAGACAGCCATGGGGAAAACGCCGCGCGAAGCGGTTATCAGTGCAACGACCACCCGCATTGTCCCCGTAGCCATGGCATCGGGAACAACCATTCTGGGCATGCTGCCATTGCTGTTCGATGCCATGTTCGGCGGTATGGCCGCCACTATCATGGGCGGTCTGCTTGTAGCTTCGATACTCACCCTGTTCGTATTGCCGGTGGCCTATTGTGCAATACACAAGATAAAAGGATAA
- a CDS encoding TolC family protein, with product MMRKIIFILSLMGFGISSVAQEAYLSREAYRNKVEAYSQLLKQQRLKAAASTEARKIAQTGFLPKIDITAEGTANLNRLDDWNSPAGQYRPYTYQALATLGQPLYTGGSLIAQKKIAKADEELDRLAVELTLDQIHYQSDAVYWNASAALATLEAAARFEEIINQQYNIILDRFNDGAISRTDLLMISTRKKEAELQYIKARQNHTLALQQLNILMGAKPDAPVDSLCEIGTLSQPVNLLSLDEVLGRRADYAGTNVSIAKSEAQRKAALSRYNPQLSMFLATGWDTGITYMGQDVPHTPIAGLNLNIPIFRWGARFKTNRQQKAYIGIQKLQQSYIADNILEELSAAATKLAETEQQVRTARENTALAEENLDLVTFSYNEGKASMVDVLSAQLSWTQAQTNLINAYLAAKMAMAEYRKVISE from the coding sequence ATGATGAGAAAGATTATATTTATACTATCATTAATGGGCTTCGGCATAAGCAGCGTGGCACAGGAAGCATATCTCAGCCGCGAGGCCTATCGGAACAAAGTGGAGGCATACAGCCAACTGTTGAAACAGCAACGCCTGAAAGCAGCGGCAAGCACCGAAGCGCGGAAAATAGCGCAGACAGGCTTTCTCCCGAAGATAGACATCACAGCCGAAGGAACCGCCAACCTAAATCGCCTGGACGACTGGAACAGCCCCGCAGGACAGTACCGCCCCTACACCTATCAGGCATTGGCAACACTGGGGCAGCCTCTTTATACAGGCGGTTCACTCATTGCCCAAAAGAAGATTGCCAAAGCCGACGAAGAGCTGGACAGGCTGGCCGTAGAACTGACGCTCGACCAAATACATTATCAGAGTGATGCCGTCTATTGGAACGCCTCGGCCGCATTGGCCACACTCGAAGCCGCAGCCCGTTTTGAAGAAATCATCAATCAACAGTACAACATCATCTTGGACAGGTTTAACGACGGCGCCATCAGCCGTACGGACCTGCTGATGATTTCCACCCGCAAGAAAGAAGCGGAATTACAGTATATCAAGGCTCGCCAGAATCACACCCTTGCCTTACAACAACTGAATATTCTGATGGGAGCAAAACCGGATGCCCCGGTAGACAGCCTTTGTGAAATCGGCACCCTCTCCCAACCCGTCAATTTATTGAGTCTCGATGAAGTTTTAGGACGCCGCGCCGACTATGCCGGCACCAACGTCAGCATTGCCAAGAGCGAAGCGCAGCGCAAAGCCGCCCTCAGCCGGTACAATCCTCAACTCAGCATGTTTCTGGCCACCGGGTGGGACACCGGTATCACCTATATGGGACAAGATGTGCCCCATACACCCATTGCCGGTCTCAATCTCAACATTCCCATTTTCCGGTGGGGTGCACGCTTCAAAACCAATCGTCAGCAAAAGGCATATATCGGCATCCAGAAATTACAGCAAAGCTATATAGCCGATAATATCCTGGAAGAGCTGTCCGCCGCCGCCACCAAACTGGCAGAAACGGAACAACAGGTACGGACGGCCCGAGAGAATACGGCGCTTGCCGAAGAAAACCTCGACTTGGTTACCTTCTCATACAATGAAGGCAAAGCAAGCATGGTCGATGTGCTTTCCGCACAACTATCATGGACACAGGCGCAAACCAACCTTATCAACGCATACCTTGCCGCAAAAATGGCAATGGCGGAATACAGAAAAGTCATCAGCGAATAA
- a CDS encoding sodium ion-translocating decarboxylase subunit beta has protein sequence MEDIFAKLYDMTAFSNIIADPSFLVMYAIAFILLYLGIKKHYEPLLLVPIAFGVLIANFPGGDMGVIQADENGMVMVNGVLKNIWEMPLHEIAHDLGLMNFIYYMLIKTGFLPPVIFMGVGALTDFGPMLRNLRLSIFGAAAQLGIFTVLLCAVMMGFTPQEAGALGIIGGADGPTAIFTTIKLAPHLLGPIAIAAYSYMALVPVIIPMVVKLFCTKKELMINMKEQEKLYPSKTEIKNLRVLKIIFPIAVTTIVALFVPTAVPLIGMLMFGNLIKEIGSDTSRLFDAAANSIMNAATIFLGLSVGATMTSEAFLNWTTIGIVIGGFLAFALSITGGIFFVKLFNLFSKKKINPLIGATGLSAVPMASRVCNEIATKYDPKNHVLNYCMSSNISGVIGSAVAAGVLISFLG, from the coding sequence ATGGAAGATATATTTGCAAAACTTTATGATATGACGGCGTTCAGCAATATCATTGCCGACCCGTCGTTCCTTGTAATGTATGCCATTGCCTTCATCTTGCTGTATCTGGGCATCAAGAAGCACTACGAACCGCTGTTGCTGGTTCCCATTGCTTTCGGTGTGCTCATTGCCAACTTCCCGGGCGGTGATATGGGAGTGATTCAGGCGGATGAAAACGGTATGGTAATGGTGAACGGAGTGCTGAAGAACATCTGGGAGATGCCGTTGCATGAGATTGCACACGACCTCGGACTGATGAACTTCATCTACTATATGCTGATAAAGACCGGATTTCTGCCGCCTGTCATCTTTATGGGTGTGGGTGCGCTGACGGACTTCGGGCCGATGCTTCGCAATCTGCGTCTTTCCATATTCGGTGCTGCTGCGCAGCTTGGTATCTTTACGGTGTTGCTGTGTGCCGTAATGATGGGCTTCACACCGCAGGAAGCAGGTGCATTGGGCATTATCGGCGGTGCGGACGGTCCTACAGCTATCTTTACCACCATTAAGCTCGCCCCGCATCTGCTGGGCCCTATCGCCATTGCGGCTTATTCGTATATGGCATTGGTTCCCGTCATCATTCCGATGGTTGTGAAGCTGTTCTGCACAAAGAAGGAGTTGATGATTAACATGAAGGAACAGGAAAAGCTCTATCCTTCAAAGACTGAGATAAAGAACCTGCGTGTATTGAAAATCATCTTCCCGATTGCTGTCACTACCATTGTTGCCCTTTTCGTGCCGACGGCAGTGCCTCTGATCGGTATGCTGATGTTCGGTAACCTGATTAAGGAAATAGGTTCCGATACCAGCCGTTTGTTCGATGCGGCGGCCAACAGCATTATGAATGCGGCAACCATCTTCCTCGGACTGAGTGTGGGTGCTACCATGACGAGCGAGGCGTTCCTCAACTGGACTACTATCGGCATCGTCATCGGCGGTTTCCTTGCATTCGCTTTGTCCATTACGGGTGGTATCTTCTTCGTGAAGCTGTTTAACTTGTTCTCCAAGAAGAAGATTAATCCGCTGATCGGTGCAACGGGATTGAGTGCTGTGCCTATGGCGAGCCGGGTATGTAATGAAATTGCAACCAAGTATGATCCCAAAAACCATGTGCTGAACTATTGTATGTCCAGCAATATTTCCGGTGTCATCGGATCTGCGGTGGCAGCGGGCGTGCTGATTTCGTTCCTCGGATAG
- a CDS encoding biotin/lipoyl-containing protein, with amino-acid sequence MKKEIKFSLVFRDMWQSAGKYVPRVDQLVKVAPAIIEMGCFARVETNGGGFEQVNLLFGENPNKAVREWTKPFHEAGIQTHMLDRALNGLRMSPVPADVRKLFYKVKKAQGTDITRTFCGLNDIRNIAPSITYAHEAGMISQCSLCITHSPIHTVEYYTDMALKLIELGADEICIKDMAGIGRPVSLGKIVANIKAAHPEIPVQYHSHAGPGFNMASILEVCEAGCDYIDVGMEPLSWGTGHADLLSVQAMLKDAGFKVPEINMEAYMKVRALIQEFMDDFLGLYISPKNRLMNSLLIGPGLPGGMMGSLMADLESNLESINKYKAKRNLPFMKQDELLIKLFNEVAYVWPRVGYPPLVTPFSQYVKNLSMMNVMAMEKGKERWGMIADDIWDMLLGKAGKLPGELAPEIVEKAEREGRKFFNGNPQDNYPDALDKYRKLMKENKWELGEDDEELFEYAMHPAQYEAYKSGKAKEDFLADVEKRRAERDKSPLDDAKPKTLTVQVDGQAYRVTVAYGDIDLPASATEKVTAPVGEGQEITAPLEGKFFLTKNAQETPLKVGDKVKEGDLLCYIEAMKTYNAIRAEFSGTVTAICVNPGDSVSEDDVLMKIG; translated from the coding sequence ATGAAAAAAGAAATTAAGTTCAGTTTGGTGTTCAGGGATATGTGGCAAAGTGCCGGAAAATATGTTCCTCGTGTAGACCAACTGGTGAAGGTAGCGCCCGCCATTATTGAAATGGGTTGTTTTGCTCGCGTAGAAACAAATGGCGGCGGTTTTGAACAGGTTAATCTTTTGTTTGGTGAAAACCCCAATAAGGCTGTGCGGGAGTGGACGAAGCCTTTCCATGAAGCCGGTATTCAGACACACATGCTGGACCGCGCGCTGAACGGTCTGCGCATGAGCCCTGTGCCTGCCGATGTACGCAAGTTGTTTTATAAAGTGAAGAAAGCGCAGGGTACGGACATTACGCGCACTTTCTGCGGGCTGAATGACATACGCAACATTGCTCCCTCTATCACTTATGCGCACGAGGCGGGAATGATTTCACAGTGCTCTCTTTGTATCACTCATTCGCCTATCCATACCGTAGAGTATTATACGGATATGGCATTGAAACTTATCGAACTCGGTGCGGATGAAATCTGCATAAAAGATATGGCCGGTATCGGCCGTCCGGTATCTTTGGGCAAGATTGTGGCTAATATCAAGGCTGCCCATCCGGAAATTCCCGTTCAGTATCACAGTCATGCGGGACCCGGCTTCAATATGGCAAGCATTCTTGAAGTTTGCGAGGCGGGTTGCGATTATATCGACGTAGGTATGGAACCGCTTTCATGGGGAACGGGACATGCCGACTTGCTCAGCGTACAGGCTATGCTGAAAGATGCAGGTTTCAAAGTGCCCGAAATCAATATGGAAGCATACATGAAGGTGCGCGCCCTCATTCAGGAGTTTATGGATGATTTCCTCGGTCTGTACATCAGTCCGAAGAACCGTCTGATGAACTCGTTGCTGATTGGTCCGGGACTGCCGGGCGGTATGATGGGCAGCTTAATGGCGGACTTGGAATCCAATCTGGAATCTATCAATAAGTACAAGGCAAAACGTAACCTGCCGTTTATGAAGCAGGATGAACTGCTCATCAAACTCTTCAATGAAGTGGCCTACGTATGGCCGCGTGTGGGCTATCCACCGTTGGTGACTCCGTTCAGCCAGTATGTGAAGAACCTTTCCATGATGAACGTAATGGCTATGGAGAAGGGCAAAGAACGTTGGGGTATGATTGCCGATGATATTTGGGATATGCTGTTGGGCAAGGCCGGTAAACTGCCGGGTGAGCTTGCACCTGAAATTGTGGAAAAAGCTGAACGTGAAGGACGTAAATTCTTCAACGGCAACCCGCAGGACAACTATCCCGATGCCCTTGACAAGTATCGCAAGCTGATGAAAGAGAACAAATGGGAACTTGGGGAAGACGATGAGGAACTCTTTGAATATGCCATGCACCCGGCACAGTACGAGGCCTACAAGAGCGGCAAGGCAAAAGAAGACTTCCTGGCTGATGTGGAGAAGCGCCGCGCCGAACGTGACAAATCGCCCTTGGACGATGCCAAACCCAAGACGCTCACCGTACAGGTGGACGGACAGGCTTATCGCGTGACGGTGGCTTACGGTGACATCGACCTGCCGGCTTCCGCTACCGAGAAAGTGACTGCCCCCGTAGGCGAAGGACAAGAGATAACAGCTCCGCTTGAAGGCAAATTCTTCCTGACTAAAAATGCACAGGAAACTCCTCTCAAAGTAGGGGATAAAGTGAAAGAAGGCGACTTGCTTTGCTACATTGAGGCCATGAAGACTTATAATGCCATCCGGGCCGAATTTAGCGGGACAGTGACTGCTATCTGCGTCAATCCGGGTGATTCTGTTTCTGAAGATGATGTATTAATGAAGATTGGATAA
- a CDS encoding OadG family protein, translating to MENLNTALLLMVVGMATVFAILLIVIYLGKGLIALVNKYAPEEVSSAKPAASGPAAIPANVMAAISAAVTVVTQGKGKVAKVEKI from the coding sequence ATGGAAAACTTGAATACAGCACTTCTACTAATGGTGGTAGGCATGGCAACTGTCTTTGCTATCCTGCTGATTGTTATCTACTTAGGAAAAGGACTTATAGCCCTCGTGAATAAATATGCACCCGAAGAGGTCTCTTCTGCCAAACCGGCGGCAAGTGGTCCTGCTGCTATTCCCGCTAATGTTATGGCAGCTATCAGCGCGGCAGTTACGGTAGTGACGCAAGGTAAGGGTAAAGTTGCCAAAGTAGAGAAAATCTGA
- a CDS encoding HU family DNA-binding protein, with protein sequence MAFYKKFQSKLNDLWYPRAITTGIPITTDRIADKLSLQSTVTRGDTYAVLKNLGGVIADYMASGSTVKIDGIGTFYYTVATNKNGVATPEEVTSGQINGVRVRFIPEVKRSSGKQITTRSMVDADVVWMDIEKLANGGTSGGGSSNPGGSGSEGGEEQDPLG encoded by the coding sequence ATGGCATTTTACAAGAAATTTCAATCGAAACTGAATGATTTGTGGTATCCGAGAGCAATAACTACCGGCATTCCTATTACCACTGACAGAATTGCGGACAAGCTCTCTTTGCAGTCTACCGTTACCCGGGGAGATACGTATGCTGTGCTTAAAAACCTGGGAGGTGTAATAGCTGATTATATGGCTTCCGGTAGTACGGTGAAAATTGATGGCATCGGTACTTTTTATTACACAGTCGCTACCAATAAGAATGGGGTTGCTACGCCTGAAGAGGTGACCTCCGGACAAATTAACGGTGTACGTGTACGCTTTATTCCTGAGGTGAAACGCAGTAGTGGGAAGCAAATTACTACACGTTCCATGGTGGATGCGGATGTTGTTTGGATGGACATAGAGAAACTTGCCAATGGCGGCACTTCCGGTGGCGGCTCCTCTAATCCGGGCGGTAGCGGTTCGGAAGGCGGTGAGGAGCAAGATCCGCTGGGATAA
- a CDS encoding GNAT family N-acetyltransferase: MNIELRLEQPEDYRKTEEIMREAFWNYYAPGCYEHYLLHIMRNSPNFVKELDFVAVWENKIIGSVVCLKSFIAADNGNKYEVLSMGPIAVLPKYQRMGVGKALIAHTRSVAAEMGYRAILLCGDPDYYSKAGFVAAEQFNIRTSENKYIAALHVCPLWPDALAGVTGQYYEDEIYNINIVEAEEFDRSFPKKERITGTPTQKRFEEVVAMQKEYMQPSGK, encoded by the coding sequence ATGAACATTGAATTACGACTTGAACAACCGGAAGATTACCGTAAAACGGAGGAAATAATGAGAGAGGCTTTCTGGAATTATTATGCTCCCGGATGTTACGAACACTACTTGTTGCATATCATGCGGAACTCTCCCAACTTCGTTAAAGAACTTGACTTTGTGGCCGTCTGGGAAAATAAGATTATAGGGAGCGTTGTGTGCCTAAAGTCTTTTATTGCCGCCGACAATGGGAATAAATACGAGGTATTAAGCATGGGGCCCATAGCCGTTCTTCCTAAATATCAGCGTATGGGCGTCGGTAAAGCACTGATAGCACATACACGCAGCGTAGCAGCAGAAATGGGGTATCGTGCCATTCTGTTGTGCGGGGATCCCGATTATTATTCAAAAGCAGGATTTGTGGCAGCAGAGCAATTCAATATCCGTACCTCCGAAAACAAATATATTGCAGCTCTCCATGTGTGCCCTTTATGGCCGGATGCCTTAGCTGGTGTGACGGGACAATATTACGAGGATGAGATTTACAACATAAATATTGTAGAGGCAGAAGAGTTCGACCGTTCATTTCCTAAAAAAGAACGCATAACGGGAACTCCCACGCAAAAGCGTTTTGAGGAAGTGGTTGCCATGCAAAAAGAGTACATGCAGCCATCAGGGAAGTGA
- a CDS encoding IS256 family transposase — protein sequence MSEEFDFESIKNKALEQLKSGKPLLGKDGAFAPLLESILNAALEGEMDAHLSEDERMSGNRRNGKMQKQVQTSMGEVTVSTPRDRNSTFEPQFIKKRETILAEGVADRIIGLYALGNSTREISDWMEENLGNRVSAETISAITDRVLPEIKAWRSRSLDSVYPIVWMDAIHYKVMDERGCAVTRAIYNVLALDSEGHKDLLGMYISKNEGANFWLNVLTDLQTRGVCDILIACVDGLKGFPDAIQSVFPDTIVQLCIVHQIRNSIKYVGSKHQKEFMRDLKHVYGAVNKESAETGLFNLEEKWGEKYPIVIKSWQDNWERLTEYFQFTSDIRRMIYTTNTVEGYHRQVRKVTKNKGVFPNDTALEKLVYLAYRNIRKKWTMPIANWAAIAQQLAIKFGDRFKLL from the coding sequence ATGAGTGAAGAATTTGATTTTGAAAGTATCAAGAACAAGGCTCTTGAACAGTTGAAGTCTGGTAAACCCTTGTTAGGTAAGGACGGTGCTTTTGCTCCGTTGTTGGAGAGTATATTAAATGCTGCCCTTGAAGGTGAGATGGACGCTCATCTTTCTGAGGATGAACGCATGAGTGGCAACCGTCGTAATGGCAAGATGCAAAAACAAGTACAGACTTCGATGGGAGAAGTCACCGTATCTACCCCTCGTGACCGTAACTCCACCTTTGAACCCCAGTTCATAAAAAAGCGTGAAACCATTCTTGCAGAAGGTGTTGCAGACCGTATCATCGGACTTTATGCTTTGGGAAACAGCACACGTGAGATAAGTGACTGGATGGAGGAGAACTTGGGTAATCGTGTGTCTGCTGAGACAATTAGCGCCATCACCGATCGTGTACTTCCGGAAATAAAGGCATGGCGTTCCCGTAGCCTGGACAGCGTTTATCCGATAGTCTGGATGGATGCCATCCATTATAAGGTAATGGACGAGAGAGGCTGTGCCGTAACCCGTGCGATTTACAATGTACTGGCTCTGGACAGCGAGGGACATAAGGATCTGTTAGGGATGTATATCTCTAAGAATGAGGGCGCGAACTTCTGGCTGAATGTATTGACAGACTTGCAGACCCGTGGTGTCTGTGACATACTCATAGCTTGTGTTGACGGATTGAAAGGCTTCCCAGACGCTATCCAAAGTGTGTTTCCTGATACTATTGTCCAGCTCTGTATTGTCCATCAGATACGTAACTCCATCAAGTATGTCGGCAGCAAGCACCAAAAAGAGTTCATGAGGGATCTGAAACATGTCTATGGTGCGGTAAATAAGGAATCCGCTGAGACAGGACTTTTTAATCTGGAAGAAAAATGGGGTGAGAAATACCCTATCGTTATCAAGTCTTGGCAGGATAACTGGGAAAGGCTTACTGAATACTTCCAGTTTACGTCGGATATACGACGTATGATTTATACCACGAATACAGTCGAGGGCTATCACCGCCAAGTGCGGAAAGTGACAAAAAACAAGGGCGTGTTCCCTAACGACACCGCCCTTGAAAAGTTGGTTTATCTCGCTTACCGCAACATACGCAAGAAATGGACCATGCCCATAGCCAACTGGGCGGCCATCGCACAACAATTAGCGATAAAGTTTGGAGACAGATTTAAATTGTTGTAA
- a CDS encoding ADP-ribosylglycohydrolase family protein — protein MNTEDILLGAIAGDIIGSVYEFSPVKDWDFPLFTEASKFTDDTVMTVANADWLLTGDSLLGIMQDYGNRYPLAGYGSSFIRWLWADDPQPYNSWGNGSAMRVSPVGWAFDTLEETLVAARRSAEVTHNHPEGIKGAQATAACVFLARTGKSKQEIKKYVEEMFGYNLSRTCNEIRPTYSYDISCQDTVPEAIIAFLESTDYESAIRLTISLRGDADTMGAITGGIAEAYYGGVPAFIKEEVLKRLPDEFVGDVK, from the coding sequence ATGAATACAGAAGATATTTTATTAGGAGCTATTGCCGGAGACATAATCGGTTCTGTTTATGAGTTTTCGCCTGTAAAGGATTGGGATTTTCCGTTGTTTACCGAGGCATCGAAGTTTACCGATGATACCGTTATGACAGTTGCCAATGCAGATTGGTTATTGACGGGTGATAGTCTTTTAGGTATCATGCAGGATTATGGGAATCGTTATCCATTAGCCGGGTATGGTAGCAGTTTTATCCGTTGGCTATGGGCTGATGATCCGCAGCCTTATAATAGTTGGGGAAACGGTTCGGCCATGCGTGTCAGCCCTGTGGGGTGGGCATTTGATACATTGGAGGAAACGTTGGTTGCGGCAAGGCGGAGCGCGGAAGTAACGCACAATCACCCTGAAGGGATAAAAGGGGCGCAGGCTACGGCGGCTTGTGTCTTTTTGGCACGTACGGGCAAATCCAAGCAGGAGATAAAAAAATATGTAGAGGAGATGTTCGGTTATAATCTTAGCCGTACCTGCAATGAGATAAGGCCTACTTATAGTTATGACATTTCTTGTCAAGATACGGTGCCGGAAGCTATCATTGCTTTTTTGGAAAGTACGGACTATGAAAGTGCCATCCGGCTGACCATTTCTTTAAGAGGAGATGCAGATACGATGGGGGCTATTACGGGTGGCATTGCGGAAGCTTATTATGGTGGTGTACCTGCCTTTATAAAGGAGGAAGTTCTCAAAAGATTGCCTGACGAGTTTGTGGGAGACGTAAAATAA